A genomic region of Pseudomonas abietaniphila contains the following coding sequences:
- a CDS encoding methyl-accepting chemotaxis protein, whose amino-acid sequence MQSLLSPGIRLLGRFGFARKFQVLFFLFILPLAGSLWMIGQDYRSKLAVISDEQSGVRQLLALDALDAQLTAQRNRAARWKAADILHDPTPAAKAAMAALDAANPVLGQTLSALGDELKAQNASADIMARFQALQATVKGMDSEALRTVGWWPDGYDRFTSALTALQSLREQIAMDTGLILDPWLETYLLMQVSTQQAPDLIERVGRMASVGQSSVASGQFSLQSRLQMRDLRSRIGDARDQLVKAAASLQAKSYPGMEIWTGRYNDSLQRLDGELKVLDEGVFGGAIKLDTAAFERSVDSMLDALAALRNQSLTSLDSRLDYYHDSAIKQFVPVAATFSILALAALYLFMCLQASIHRSAKGITTLAESLRDGNLCVQVAVEGRDELAAISTALNVAVVQLRTSLLGVNHETQQLGSAVLTLNSQSGSTLNEVEDQQQQISQIAAAATQLAATSLGVAKSCEEASGSAQHTRQIAEESSRDSQRTTASIQQLNQRLTDTANALGKVSEQGQQIQSVVDTIRGIAEQTNLLALNAAIEAARAGEQGRGFAVVADEVRSLSQRTQASTAQIAGTVDSLRATVSQAVTLMEAACGQAVTDAQSVTGLGERLGEIASAVQIVTDTLAQIATAVEEQAATADEVSGNIQQVDQAAGRLLDGARAVNHAADTLSRGSRALSDNTSRFQLG is encoded by the coding sequence ATGCAAAGTCTTCTGTCGCCAGGAATCCGCCTGCTCGGACGTTTTGGATTTGCACGCAAGTTTCAGGTGCTGTTCTTCCTGTTCATCCTGCCGCTGGCCGGTAGCCTGTGGATGATCGGACAGGATTACCGCAGCAAACTGGCGGTGATTTCCGATGAGCAGTCCGGGGTTCGTCAGTTGCTGGCGCTGGATGCGCTGGATGCCCAGCTGACCGCCCAACGCAACCGCGCAGCTCGCTGGAAGGCGGCAGACATTCTTCACGATCCTACGCCTGCGGCGAAGGCAGCCATGGCTGCGCTGGACGCTGCCAACCCGGTACTGGGTCAGACCCTTTCGGCGCTTGGCGATGAGCTCAAGGCGCAAAACGCCAGTGCCGACATCATGGCGCGTTTCCAGGCGCTTCAAGCCACTGTCAAAGGCATGGATTCCGAGGCGTTGCGCACCGTTGGCTGGTGGCCGGATGGCTACGACCGTTTCACCTCGGCGCTGACCGCCTTGCAAAGCCTGCGCGAACAGATCGCCATGGACACCGGGCTGATTCTTGACCCCTGGCTCGAGACCTATCTGCTGATGCAGGTTTCCACACAGCAGGCGCCGGATCTGATCGAGCGTGTAGGGCGTATGGCGAGCGTGGGACAGTCCTCGGTAGCGTCAGGTCAGTTCAGCCTTCAGAGTCGTCTGCAGATGCGCGACCTGCGCAGCCGTATTGGCGATGCTCGCGATCAATTGGTCAAAGCCGCCGCGTCGTTGCAAGCCAAGTCGTACCCCGGCATGGAAATCTGGACGGGCCGCTACAACGACAGCCTTCAGCGCTTGGATGGTGAGCTGAAAGTCCTGGATGAGGGCGTGTTCGGCGGCGCGATCAAACTGGACACGGCAGCGTTCGAGCGCAGCGTCGACAGCATGCTTGACGCATTGGCTGCGCTGCGCAATCAATCGCTCACGTCGCTGGACAGTCGCCTGGATTACTACCATGACAGCGCGATCAAACAGTTTGTCCCGGTGGCCGCGACGTTCAGCATTCTGGCCCTGGCCGCGCTTTACCTCTTCATGTGCCTGCAGGCTTCGATTCACCGCAGCGCCAAAGGCATCACGACGCTGGCCGAGTCGCTGCGTGACGGCAATCTGTGTGTCCAGGTGGCGGTGGAAGGCCGCGATGAGCTCGCGGCGATCAGCACTGCCCTCAACGTTGCGGTCGTGCAATTGCGCACCAGCCTGCTGGGGGTCAACCATGAAACCCAGCAGCTCGGCTCAGCCGTCCTGACGCTCAATTCGCAGTCCGGCAGCACGCTCAATGAAGTTGAAGATCAACAGCAGCAGATCAGTCAGATAGCAGCGGCCGCCACCCAGTTGGCGGCGACCTCTCTTGGCGTTGCGAAGAGCTGCGAAGAAGCGTCCGGCAGCGCCCAGCACACGCGCCAGATTGCCGAAGAGAGCAGCCGGGACAGTCAGCGCACCACGGCCAGTATCCAGCAGCTCAATCAACGATTGACCGACACGGCCAACGCGCTGGGCAAAGTCAGCGAGCAAGGGCAACAGATTCAGTCGGTGGTCGACACCATTCGTGGCATCGCCGAGCAGACCAACCTGCTGGCGCTCAATGCCGCCATCGAAGCGGCACGCGCGGGCGAGCAGGGACGAGGGTTTGCTGTGGTGGCCGATGAAGTGCGCAGCCTGTCGCAACGCACGCAGGCGTCCACCGCGCAGATCGCCGGTACGGTCGACAGCCTGCGCGCCACCGTGAGCCAGGCCGTCACGCTGATGGAAGCTGCCTGTGGTCAGGCGGTCACCGATGCACAGTCGGTCACCGGCCTTGGCGAACGTCTGGGGGAGATCGCCAGCGCCGTGCAGATCGTCACGGACACGCTGGCGCAGATCGCCACAGCGGTGGAGGAGCAAGCCGCCACAGCGGACGAAGTCAGCGGCAATATCCAGCAAGTGGATCAGGCGGCGGGGCGGTTGCTCGATGGCGCACGGGCGGTGAACCACGCGGCCGATACGCTGAGCAGAGGCAGCCGGGCGTTGAGCGATAACACGTCGAGATTTCAGCTGGGCTGA
- a CDS encoding bacteriocin, whose product MRFTLPALVLGLLVSQGAMAGSGTNAALGGGLGGALGNVVGQQMGGSNGAAIGAGLAGAAGGAVAAKKGHKTRAAVGGGLGGAAGSVIGNKLGGSTGSTIGAGLGGAAGGALGGK is encoded by the coding sequence ATGCGATTCACACTTCCTGCACTGGTTCTGGGTCTTCTGGTTTCTCAAGGCGCAATGGCGGGCAGCGGCACTAACGCCGCATTGGGTGGCGGCCTGGGCGGCGCGCTGGGTAACGTCGTCGGTCAACAAATGGGCGGCAGCAATGGCGCAGCTATCGGTGCCGGCCTGGCGGGCGCTGCCGGTGGTGCGGTTGCCGCCAAAAAAGGCCACAAGACTCGCGCAGCCGTAGGCGGCGGACTGGGCGGCGCAGCGGGCTCGGTGATCGGCAACAAGCTGGGCGGCAGCACGGGCAGCACCATCGGCGCGGGCCTGGGTGGCGCTGCGGGTGGTGCTCTGGGCGGTAAATAA
- a CDS encoding aldehyde dehydrogenase (NADP(+)), with product MQILGETIIGQRAVRGQGGEVFALAAATGEELSPTFGTSTPDDVNAACELAEASFDPYRQLSDEQRATFLEAIAQGLLDLGDTLTERVHLESGLPKPRLEGERMRTVNQLKLFASLLRDGRWHGAVVDTAMPDRQPLPRADLRLRRIGLGPVAVFGASNFPLAFSVAGGDTASALAAGCPVIVKAHPAHLGTSELVARVIQKAARDTGMPEGVFSMLIDKDISVGQALVSHPLISAVGFTGSRRGGLALVAAAQARPVPIPVYAEMSSINPVFLLPAALSARGESIAKGFVESLILGAGQFCTNPGILLALESDALETFVSAAATALADKTPTTMLTPNIHGAYCNGLNNLHKASGVTLVAEGREPEGSFQARPAFFRTDSATFLANPALEDENFGPSALLIVCKDTADLQKVAAKFDGQLTVTLHFDDGDQTIAQALMPTLERKAGRILFNDFPTGVEVSYSMVHGGPFPATSDSRSTSVGATAIDRFLRPVCYQSVPDSLLPPALQHGNPLKTWRLVNGQLVKD from the coding sequence ATGCAGATTCTTGGTGAAACGATCATCGGTCAACGTGCGGTTCGTGGTCAGGGAGGCGAGGTGTTCGCCCTCGCCGCCGCCACGGGAGAAGAACTGTCACCTACGTTTGGCACCAGCACGCCGGACGATGTGAACGCCGCGTGTGAACTGGCTGAAGCGTCGTTCGATCCCTACCGCCAACTGAGTGATGAACAACGGGCGACCTTCCTCGAAGCCATCGCCCAAGGTCTGCTGGACCTTGGCGATACGCTGACCGAGCGCGTTCACCTTGAAAGCGGCCTGCCAAAACCGCGCCTTGAAGGCGAACGGATGCGTACCGTCAACCAGCTCAAGCTGTTCGCCAGCCTGCTGCGAGACGGTCGTTGGCACGGTGCGGTGGTCGACACCGCTATGCCCGACCGCCAGCCACTGCCGCGCGCCGACCTGCGTCTGCGTCGCATCGGCCTGGGGCCGGTCGCCGTGTTTGGCGCCAGCAACTTTCCCCTGGCGTTTTCGGTGGCGGGCGGCGACACGGCTTCCGCGCTGGCTGCAGGTTGTCCGGTCATCGTCAAGGCGCACCCTGCGCACTTGGGCACTAGCGAACTGGTCGCTCGCGTCATTCAGAAAGCTGCACGGGATACCGGCATGCCCGAAGGTGTGTTTTCCATGCTGATCGACAAGGACATCTCCGTTGGCCAGGCCCTCGTCAGCCATCCGCTGATTTCAGCCGTCGGCTTCACGGGCTCACGCCGTGGCGGTCTTGCGCTGGTCGCGGCCGCTCAAGCGCGTCCGGTGCCGATTCCGGTCTATGCGGAGATGAGCAGCATCAACCCGGTGTTCCTACTGCCGGCCGCGCTGTCTGCGCGTGGCGAAAGCATCGCCAAGGGCTTCGTCGAATCGCTGATCCTGGGCGCGGGTCAGTTCTGCACCAACCCTGGCATCCTGCTGGCGCTGGAAAGCGATGCGCTGGAGACGTTCGTGTCCGCCGCTGCGACCGCTTTGGCTGACAAGACACCGACCACCATGCTGACGCCGAACATTCATGGCGCCTACTGCAATGGCCTCAACAACCTGCACAAGGCATCGGGTGTGACACTGGTGGCAGAAGGTCGCGAACCTGAGGGTTCATTCCAGGCGCGTCCCGCGTTTTTCCGCACCGACTCAGCGACCTTCCTCGCCAATCCAGCCCTGGAAGACGAAAACTTCGGGCCGAGCGCACTGCTGATCGTCTGCAAGGACACGGCCGACCTGCAAAAAGTGGCCGCGAAGTTCGACGGGCAACTGACCGTCACTCTGCATTTCGACGACGGCGATCAGACGATCGCTCAAGCGTTGATGCCGACACTGGAGCGCAAGGCCGGGCGAATTCTGTTCAATGACTTCCCGACGGGCGTCGAAGTGAGCTATTCGATGGTTCACGGCGGCCCGTTCCCGGCGACCTCCGACAGTCGCAGCACCTCAGTCGGCGCCACTGCCATTGACCGCTTCCTGCGGCCTGTCTGCTATCAAAGCGTTCCAGACTCGCTGCTGCCGCCAGCCCTTCAGCACGGCAACCCGTTGAAGACTTGGCGTCTGGTGAACGGTCAGTTGGTCAAAGACTGA
- a CDS encoding flavin reductase family protein: MTAAHCRSVPLAKCYRLLNHGPTVLVSAAHDGQRNIMAAAWAMPLDFQPPKVTVVMDKSVWTRQLVEGSGTFVINVPTISQLDVVETVGSTSGLEISREKDLDKFKAYGLQTFTGEIVEAPLLEGCAAWLECRLMPEPHNQAQYDLFIGEVVAAWADERVFSDGHWHFEGHDELRTLHHVAGGHFLVIGDEVVGKVLERVDD; the protein is encoded by the coding sequence ATGACCGCCGCTCATTGCCGTTCTGTCCCTCTCGCCAAATGCTATCGCTTGCTCAATCACGGTCCGACCGTTCTCGTGAGCGCGGCGCATGACGGCCAGCGCAACATCATGGCGGCAGCGTGGGCGATGCCGCTGGATTTTCAGCCACCCAAAGTCACGGTGGTGATGGATAAGTCGGTATGGACCCGGCAACTGGTGGAGGGCTCGGGGACCTTCGTGATTAACGTGCCAACGATCAGTCAACTCGATGTCGTCGAAACGGTCGGCTCGACGTCGGGGCTGGAAATCTCTCGGGAAAAGGACCTCGACAAGTTCAAGGCGTACGGTCTGCAGACCTTTACCGGGGAGATCGTCGAGGCTCCGCTGCTGGAAGGCTGCGCGGCGTGGCTGGAGTGCCGGTTGATGCCGGAGCCGCACAACCAGGCTCAGTACGACCTGTTCATCGGCGAGGTGGTGGCGGCCTGGGCGGACGAGCGTGTGTTCTCCGACGGGCACTGGCATTTCGAGGGGCATGATGAATTGCGCACGCTGCATCACGTGGCGGGCGGGCATTTCTTGGTGATTGGTGATGAGGTTGTCGGCAAGGTTCTGGAGCGGGTTGACGACTGA
- the aztA gene encoding zinc ABC transporter ATP-binding protein AztA gives MSAAIDLHDLTVTYERRPAVHHVSGRFAAGSLTAIVGPNGAGKSTLIKAIAGTLKPAMGRVDRGSLATRHIGYLPQAAEIDRSFPLSVADTVMMGAWRSIGAFRGASRKHAEQAQEALKAVGLEGFEERSISSLSSGQFQRVLFARLLLQDASVILLDEPFTAIDARTTRDLLKLISTWHGQGRTVIAVLHDIEQVRQHFPSTLLLARETIAWGNTADILHADNLRRAKNMAEHWNPDAQVCAADQEEML, from the coding sequence ATGAGTGCGGCGATCGATCTGCACGACCTCACGGTCACGTACGAACGCCGTCCGGCGGTGCATCACGTCAGCGGGCGATTCGCTGCAGGTAGCCTCACGGCGATTGTCGGGCCCAACGGTGCGGGCAAGTCGACCTTGATCAAGGCGATTGCGGGCACCTTGAAACCTGCCATGGGACGCGTGGACCGTGGCAGTCTGGCGACTCGACACATCGGCTATCTGCCACAGGCCGCCGAGATTGATCGCAGCTTTCCGTTGAGCGTGGCGGACACCGTGATGATGGGCGCCTGGCGCAGCATCGGTGCGTTTCGTGGCGCCTCGCGCAAGCATGCCGAACAGGCACAGGAAGCGTTGAAAGCGGTCGGCCTGGAAGGCTTCGAAGAGCGCAGCATCAGCTCGTTGTCATCGGGGCAATTTCAACGGGTGTTGTTCGCCCGACTGTTGTTGCAGGACGCGTCGGTGATCCTGCTGGATGAGCCCTTTACGGCCATCGACGCCCGCACCACGCGCGACCTGCTCAAGCTGATCAGCACCTGGCACGGTCAAGGCCGTACCGTGATCGCGGTGCTTCACGACATTGAACAAGTCCGCCAGCATTTCCCCAGCACGTTGCTGCTGGCCCGCGAAACCATCGCGTGGGGCAACACCGCTGACATCCTCCATGCCGACAATTTGCGTCGCGCCAAGAACATGGCCGAGCACTGGAATCCTGACGCGCAAGTGTGTGCAGCCGATCAGGAGGAAATGCTGTGA
- a CDS encoding metal ABC transporter permease, which produces MTLYSLLIQPFVDFGFMRRALVACLALGIGSGPVGVLLMLRRMSLVGDAMSHAVLPGAAVGFLFAGLSLPAMGFGGLIAGLAVALLSGLVSRFTTLREDASFASFYLTSLAAGVLIVSLHGSNVDLLHVLFGTILAIDDQAIFMVGAIASFTLILLALIYRPLILECFDPGFLRAVGGRGSLYHVLFLLLVVLNLVAGFQALGTLMAVGMMMLPATVARFWSSSLTGMIVISTVVATLSGFIGLIVSYHASVASGPAIVLTASAFYLFSLFFGRSGFLRRLFPRVHLSG; this is translated from the coding sequence GTGACGCTCTATAGCCTGCTGATTCAGCCCTTCGTCGATTTCGGTTTCATGCGCCGGGCGTTGGTGGCCTGTCTGGCACTGGGTATTGGCTCAGGTCCCGTCGGCGTTCTGTTGATGCTTCGGCGCATGAGTCTGGTGGGCGATGCCATGAGCCATGCGGTTCTGCCCGGCGCAGCGGTGGGCTTCCTGTTCGCCGGGTTGTCGCTGCCGGCGATGGGTTTTGGCGGATTGATTGCCGGGCTTGCCGTCGCGCTGTTGTCTGGCCTGGTGAGTCGTTTCACCACCCTGCGCGAGGACGCCAGTTTCGCCAGTTTCTACCTGACGTCGCTTGCAGCCGGCGTGTTGATCGTCTCGCTTCACGGTTCCAACGTGGACCTGCTGCACGTGCTGTTCGGCACCATTCTGGCCATCGATGATCAGGCCATCTTCATGGTCGGCGCCATTGCTTCGTTCACGCTGATCCTGCTCGCACTGATCTACCGCCCACTGATCCTGGAATGCTTCGATCCCGGTTTTCTGCGGGCAGTCGGCGGTCGCGGATCGCTGTATCACGTGCTGTTTCTGCTGCTCGTGGTGCTTAATCTCGTGGCGGGCTTCCAGGCACTTGGCACGCTGATGGCCGTCGGCATGATGATGCTGCCGGCGACCGTTGCGCGTTTCTGGTCGAGTTCGCTGACCGGCATGATCGTGATTTCCACCGTCGTCGCAACGCTGTCGGGCTTTATCGGCCTGATCGTTTCCTACCACGCCAGCGTGGCGTCGGGTCCTGCCATCGTCCTGACCGCCAGCGCCTTCTACTTGTTCTCACTGTTCTTTGGACGCAGCGGTTTTCTGCGCCGTCTGTTCCCGAGGGTTCACCTGTCCGGCTGA
- a CDS encoding metal ABC transporter substrate-binding protein, giving the protein MKRLTLLTAALALSGLADFAQAKNLETVASFTVIADMVHNVGGDHVHVTSLIGPNGDPHVYEPTPNDAQALKKADVVFVSGLHLEGWLDRLITASGYKGEPVVLSNGIMTRSMEEDGEKITDPHAWNSAVNGIVYVRNIIKALQKADPDNAADYKANGDKYIAQLQDMDAYARAQISAIPVAQRKVLTSHDAFGYFGDAYGVTFLSPLGFSTETEASAADVGKLITQIKQEHVSAYFFENSGDPRLVQQIAKASGAHPGGELYVESLSPADGPAATYVKMFRYNVDKMTAAMRGQ; this is encoded by the coding sequence ATGAAACGTTTGACGCTTCTGACCGCCGCACTGGCGTTGTCGGGCCTGGCTGACTTCGCCCAGGCAAAAAACCTGGAAACCGTCGCATCCTTCACGGTCATCGCCGACATGGTGCACAACGTGGGCGGCGATCACGTCCACGTCACCTCGCTGATCGGGCCCAATGGCGATCCACACGTCTATGAACCGACGCCCAACGACGCGCAGGCACTGAAGAAAGCTGACGTTGTGTTTGTCAGCGGTCTGCACCTGGAAGGCTGGCTGGATCGACTGATCACGGCGTCCGGGTACAAGGGCGAGCCGGTGGTGCTGTCCAACGGCATCATGACCCGCAGCATGGAAGAAGACGGCGAGAAGATCACCGACCCACATGCCTGGAACAGCGCAGTAAACGGCATCGTGTACGTCAGAAATATCATCAAGGCACTGCAGAAAGCCGACCCGGACAATGCGGCTGACTACAAGGCAAATGGCGACAAGTACATCGCGCAATTGCAGGACATGGACGCCTATGCGCGCGCGCAGATTAGCGCGATCCCGGTCGCGCAACGCAAGGTGCTGACCTCTCACGATGCCTTTGGCTATTTCGGTGATGCCTATGGCGTGACCTTCCTGTCGCCGCTGGGTTTTTCGACGGAAACCGAAGCGTCAGCCGCTGATGTCGGCAAGTTGATCACCCAGATCAAGCAGGAGCATGTCAGCGCTTACTTCTTCGAGAACTCCGGCGACCCGCGCCTGGTGCAGCAGATCGCCAAGGCCAGCGGCGCGCACCCGGGCGGTGAACTGTATGTGGAGTCGTTGTCACCCGCCGACGGTCCGGCTGCCACCTACGTGAAGATGTTTCGCTACAACGTGGACAAGATGACGGCGGCGATGAGAGGCCAGTAA
- the mdeB gene encoding alpha-ketoglutarate dehydrogenase, whose protein sequence is MSHFDSSVPAAVAARSHHDQLEMTEWQEALMSLVDNAGAERAREILDRLAQLARDPRIGWQPALGTPYINTIGVAQQPAFPGDLAIEERLASLMRWNALAMVVRANQAYGELGGHIASYASAADLFEVGFNHFFRAKGDHHGGDLVFYQPHSAPGIYARAFLEGRLSEEDLAHYRQEIGALKSGARGLSSYPHPWLMSDFWQFPTGSMGIGPISSIYQARFMRYLQHRGLQDTSTRHVWGVFGDGEMDEPESMSALTLAAREGLDNLTWVVNCNLQRLDGPVRGNGRIIDELEALFSGAGWNVIKLVWGSDWDALFARDHDGSLVRALSQTVDGQFQTFAAKDGGYNREHFFGQNEALRALAEGLTDQQIDRLKRGGHDLVKIFAAYDAATRHKGRPTVILAQTKKGFGMGEAGQGKMTTHQQKKLDREALINFRNRFNLPLSDDQTEQLSFLKPEAHSAEMRYLQQRRQALGGSMPSRSSVASGLAVPARESWASFATQADGKEMSTTMAFVRMLGNLLKDKQLGPRVVPIVADEARTFGMANLFKQIGIYSSVGQRYEPEDIGSILSYREATNGQILEEGISEAGAISSWVAAATSYSAHGLRMLPFYIYYSMFGFQRVGDLIWAAADQRARGFLLGATAGRTTLGGEGLQHQDGSSHLMASTVPNCRAYDPAFASEFAVILDHGMRQMLEHDVDEFYYVTLMNENYAQPSLVEGVESSIIRGMYRFGDQMAADARGKVRLMGSGTILREVIAAAELLAQEWQIDSEIWSVTSFTELARASRDVERWNRLHPRDEKRVSHLDECLPKGAPVIAASDYVRALPQLIGSYVTSDYTVLGTDGFGRSDTRARLRGFFEVDRYHIVLAAVTALVEEGTLAADVAAQVIEKYGIEADSEASWTC, encoded by the coding sequence ATGAGCCATTTCGATTCCAGTGTTCCCGCGGCCGTGGCCGCGCGAAGCCATCACGATCAGTTGGAAATGACCGAGTGGCAGGAAGCGCTAATGTCGCTTGTGGATAACGCCGGCGCTGAGCGCGCGCGTGAGATTCTCGACAGGTTGGCGCAATTGGCGCGTGATCCGAGAATCGGCTGGCAACCTGCGCTTGGGACGCCGTACATCAATACGATTGGCGTGGCTCAGCAACCGGCGTTTCCGGGGGACCTGGCCATTGAGGAGCGTCTGGCGTCGTTGATGCGCTGGAACGCTCTGGCCATGGTCGTGCGCGCCAACCAGGCTTACGGCGAACTGGGCGGACACATCGCCAGCTACGCCAGCGCTGCGGATTTGTTCGAAGTGGGCTTCAACCATTTCTTCCGTGCCAAGGGCGACCACCATGGCGGCGATCTGGTGTTTTATCAGCCGCATTCGGCGCCGGGTATCTATGCGCGGGCGTTTCTCGAAGGGCGCTTGAGTGAAGAGGATCTGGCGCATTACCGGCAGGAGATCGGGGCACTCAAGTCGGGTGCTCGCGGGCTCTCAAGTTATCCACACCCTTGGTTGATGTCCGACTTCTGGCAGTTCCCGACCGGCTCCATGGGCATTGGCCCCATCAGCTCGATTTATCAGGCGCGGTTCATGCGCTATCTGCAGCACCGCGGATTGCAGGACACCTCGACCCGGCATGTCTGGGGCGTGTTCGGCGACGGTGAGATGGATGAGCCGGAAAGCATGTCGGCGCTGACGCTGGCAGCCCGTGAAGGGCTCGACAATCTGACGTGGGTGGTCAACTGCAACCTGCAACGCCTGGACGGGCCGGTGCGGGGCAACGGTCGGATCATTGACGAGCTGGAGGCGTTATTCAGCGGGGCGGGCTGGAACGTGATCAAGCTGGTCTGGGGTTCTGACTGGGACGCCTTGTTTGCCCGTGATCACGACGGGTCGCTGGTTCGCGCGCTGTCGCAGACCGTTGACGGTCAGTTCCAGACCTTCGCGGCCAAGGACGGTGGGTACAACCGCGAGCATTTCTTCGGTCAGAACGAGGCACTGCGCGCACTGGCCGAAGGCTTGACTGATCAGCAGATCGATCGGCTCAAGCGTGGCGGCCATGATTTGGTGAAAATCTTTGCGGCGTATGACGCGGCCACTCGGCACAAAGGCCGTCCTACCGTGATCCTTGCGCAGACCAAAAAGGGTTTCGGCATGGGTGAAGCCGGACAAGGCAAGATGACGACGCACCAGCAGAAAAAACTGGATCGCGAGGCGCTGATCAACTTCCGCAACCGCTTTAATTTGCCGTTGAGCGACGATCAGACCGAGCAGTTGAGCTTCCTCAAGCCCGAGGCCCACAGCGCAGAAATGCGTTACCTGCAACAGCGTCGTCAGGCCTTGGGCGGGTCGATGCCAAGCCGCAGCAGCGTCGCGTCCGGCCTCGCAGTGCCGGCGCGGGAATCTTGGGCCAGCTTCGCTACCCAGGCGGACGGCAAGGAGATGTCGACCACCATGGCCTTCGTGCGGATGCTCGGCAACCTGCTCAAGGACAAACAGCTTGGCCCGCGTGTGGTGCCCATCGTGGCGGACGAGGCGCGCACATTCGGCATGGCGAATCTGTTCAAGCAGATCGGGATTTATTCCAGCGTCGGCCAGCGTTACGAACCCGAGGACATCGGGTCGATTTTGAGTTATCGCGAGGCCACCAACGGCCAGATTCTGGAAGAGGGCATCAGTGAGGCCGGGGCGATCAGTTCGTGGGTGGCGGCGGCCACCAGTTACTCCGCGCATGGCCTGCGCATGCTGCCGTTTTATATCTACTACTCGATGTTCGGCTTTCAGCGTGTCGGCGACCTGATCTGGGCCGCGGCCGATCAGCGCGCGCGTGGATTCTTGCTGGGCGCCACGGCAGGGCGAACCACGCTGGGCGGTGAGGGCTTGCAGCATCAGGACGGCTCCAGTCACCTGATGGCGTCCACCGTGCCGAATTGCCGTGCCTATGACCCTGCGTTCGCCAGCGAGTTTGCGGTCATCCTCGATCACGGCATGCGCCAGATGCTGGAGCACGATGTCGATGAGTTCTACTACGTCACGCTGATGAACGAAAACTACGCTCAGCCTTCACTTGTGGAGGGGGTTGAGTCGTCGATCATTCGCGGCATGTACCGTTTCGGTGACCAGATGGCCGCCGACGCCAGAGGCAAGGTGCGCTTGATGGGCTCGGGTACGATTCTGCGTGAGGTGATTGCAGCCGCTGAATTGCTGGCGCAGGAGTGGCAGATCGACAGCGAAATCTGGAGCGTCACCAGCTTTACCGAGCTGGCGCGAGCGTCACGTGACGTCGAGCGCTGGAACCGGCTGCATCCCCGTGACGAAAAGCGCGTCAGCCATCTGGACGAGTGTCTGCCCAAAGGCGCGCCTGTGATTGCCGCTTCTGACTATGTGCGAGCGCTGCCGCAATTGATCGGGTCTTACGTAACGAGTGATTACACGGTATTGGGCACCGATGGTTTTGGCCGCAGCGACACCCGTGCGCGGCTGCGGGGTTTCTTCGAAGTCGACCGGTATCACATTGTCCTCGCGGCGGTGACCGCGTTGGTGGAGGAGGGGACATTGGCGGCGGATGTCGCCGCTCAAGTGATCGAGAAATATGGGATTGAGGCTGACAGCGAAGCGTCCTGGACGTGCTGA
- a CDS encoding Lrp/AsnC family transcriptional regulator: MNFDSIDLKILRELQRDSSLSNVELAKRVHLSPSPCLARVKALEVSGCIREYVALLAPEHLGLRLNVFISISLKEQSREALQNFERRVCECEEVMECYLMTGDADYLLRVVMADMQALEHFIIERLSPMPEVEKIRSSLSLKQVRYKTALPLR; the protein is encoded by the coding sequence ATGAACTTCGACAGCATTGACCTGAAAATCCTCCGCGAGCTGCAACGAGACAGCAGTCTTTCGAACGTTGAGCTCGCCAAGCGCGTGCACCTTTCACCTTCACCGTGCCTGGCACGCGTCAAAGCGCTAGAAGTCTCCGGCTGCATTCGCGAATACGTAGCGCTGCTGGCGCCCGAACACCTCGGGCTGCGGCTGAACGTGTTCATTTCCATCAGCCTGAAGGAACAAAGCCGCGAAGCGCTGCAGAATTTCGAGCGACGGGTGTGCGAGTGCGAAGAAGTGATGGAGTGCTACCTGATGACCGGCGACGCCGACTATCTGCTGCGCGTGGTGATGGCGGACATGCAGGCGCTTGAACATTTCATCATCGAACGCCTGTCACCGATGCCGGAAGTGGAGAAGATCCGCTCCAGCCTTTCGCTTAAACAGGTGCGCTACAAGACTGCGCTGCCGTTGCGTTGA